A genomic segment from Osmerus mordax isolate fOsmMor3 unplaced genomic scaffold, fOsmMor3.pri Scaffold_122, whole genome shotgun sequence encodes:
- the LOC136939121 gene encoding EKC/KEOPS complex subunit TPRKB-like, giving the protein MMHLSQQLELFPEFTVTQLLFKDVKNAVELRKNAVDGLIKGALINPTMIVDPFQVLIATNKAVHLHKIGKMKTKSLYSEIIFNLLPTNGISEAFKRFGISDRDECVLVVLVHEGEDAQLLADVVAMVAGQQIPVEDVSSLTDSAKIKKLYKVPPQECGSLLDAVVCRMATKDVMQN; this is encoded by the exons ATGATGCATTTATCTCAACAACTTGAGCTCTTTCCGGAGTTCACCGTGACTCAGTTACTTTTTAAAGATGTCAAAAACGCCGTAGAATTGAGAAAAAATGCAGTTGATGGACTAATCAAGGGTGCCTTGATAAACCCAACGATG ATTGTGGATCCGTTCCAAGTGCTCATAGCTACGAACAAGGCTGTTCACTTGCACAAGATCGGAAAGATGAAGACCAAGAGCTTGTATTCAGAAATCATTTTCAATCTTCTACCTACTAATGGT ATCTCCGAGGCGTTTAAAAGGTTCGGTATCTCGGACAGAGACGAGTGCGTCCTCGTGGTGCTGGTGCACGAGGGGGAGGACGCACAGCTGCTAGCTGACGTGGTTGCCATGGTAGCAGGGCAGCAGATCCCCGTGGAGGACGTCTCCTCTCTGACAGACTCGGCCAAGATCAAGAAG ctctacAAAGTCCCCCCCCAGGAGTGTGGTAGTCTACTGGACGCCGTTGTCTGCAGGATGGCAACTAAAGATGTTATGCAGAACTGA
- the LOC136939122 gene encoding L-threonine ammonia-lyase-like, giving the protein MSVEDVTLQLLLEARETVMSSPLGVLHTPMIPWAQTSLPLPIPCHAHIKLENMQRTGSFKIRGVANQFARRPPGGKFVTMSAGNYGKSFAYASKHYGSQGKVVMPDSAPLSRSTLIQSLGVEVERVPTSCLLGAVKRCVQEDNFSFLHSYDDLDLVAGHASLGLEVLEQLPAPEVVVVCCGGGGLLAGVATALSLSGCRSTRVYGVEPEGACTMYRSFIENKPVGMDARSIASGLAPPSAGALPYELCRRYVEEVVLVTDEEIKAAVSALYGAGLVVEPSGSAAFAAIVNNRIPDVEGRRVAVILSGGNIGREELTSFPG; this is encoded by the exons atgTCTGTGGAGGACGTCACCCTCCAGCTTCTGCTCGAGGCCAGGGAGACAGTGATGTCCAgccccctgggagtcctccacaCTCCCATGATCCCCTGGGCCCAGacatccctgcccctccccatcccctgccATGCACACATCAAGCTGGAGAACATGCAGAGAACAG GCTCTTTCAAGATCAGAGGGGTGGCCAATCAGTTTGCCAGGAGACCACCGGGTGGCAAATTTGTCACCATGTCAGCTGGGAATTATGGGAAGTCGTTTGCATACGCCTCCAAACACTACGGGAGTCAGGGGAAGGTAGTGATGCCAgactccgcccctctctccagatCCACCCTCATACAG AGTTTGGGCGTGGAGGTGGAGCGCGTgcctacttcctgtctcctgggCGCGGTGAAACGATGTGTCCAGGAAGACAACTTTTCCTTCCTGCACTCTTACGATGACCTGGACCTGGTGGCTGGACACGCCAG TCTAGGTCTGGAGGTGCTGGAGCAGCTGCCGGCTCCTGAGGTGGTGGTAGTGTGCTGTGGGGGCGGCGGCCTGCTGGCGGGCGTGGCCACGGCACTCAGCCTGTCCGGCTGCAGATCCACCAGGGTCTACGGAGTCGAGCCTGAAGGAG cctgcACCATGTACAGAAGCTTCATCGAGAACAAGCCAGTAGGGATGGACGCCAGGAGCATCGCCTCAGGACTAGCTCCACCCTCCGCAG GTGCCCTCCCCTACGAGCTGTGCCGGCGCTACGTGGAGGAGGTCGTCCTGGTGACTGACGAGGAGATCAAGGCCGCTGTCTCCGCCCTGTACGGGGCGGGGCTGGTGGTGGAGCCGTCCGGATCTGCTGCCTTCGCCGCCATCGTCAACAACAGGATCCCGGacgtggaggggaggagggtggcggTCATCCTCAGTGGGGGGAACATCGGCAGGGAGGAGCTCACCAGCTTCCCTGGAtga
- the si:ch211-266a5.12 gene encoding uncharacterized protein si:ch211-266a5.12 — MLSTATWFKFNTANDSVHDERILLEVKTFRKIKQKRILHGCVLLKVLDFFEDVLLKTAGHPHLKAFLPTMQRCVKVKEKSCDELYHKTNWNAGNQSQPLSSLKPKHMAALQLQLLQSASEKLSDPGVVNKALMEMQGLVKGGYVLGQGWRRWEKRKQG, encoded by the exons ATGTTATCTACAGCCACGTGGTTTAAATTCAACACTGCT aACGACTCGGTACATGATGAACGAATCCTTCTGGAGGTGAAGACCTTCCGCAAGATCAAACAGAAGAGG ATTCTCCACGGCTGTGTTCTGCTGAAGGTCCTGGACTTCTTTGAGGACGTTCTCCTGAAGACAGCTGGACACCCTCACCTGAAGGCCTTCCTGCCCACCATGCAGCGATGCGTCAAAGTG AAGGAGAAGAGTTGTGACGAACTGTACCACAAGACCAATTGGAACGCAGGGAACCAG TCCCAGCCTCTGTCCAGTCTGAAACCCAAACACATGGCTGCTCTGCAGCTGCAGTTGCTTCAGTCTGCCAGCGAGAAG ctgtcAGATCCCGGCGTGGTGAACAAGGCTCTGATGGAGATGCAGGGGCTGGTGAAGGGGGGCTACGTGCTGGGGCAGGGTTGGCGTCGCTGGGAGAAGAGGAAGCAGgggtga
- the LOC136939119 gene encoding dol-P-Glc:Glc(2)Man(9)GlcNAc(2)-PP-Dol alpha-1,2-glucosyltransferase-like, with the protein MEKFEGYIFTALCSTNFLVSCLLFSKITREQRQPYMDEIFHVPQAQKYCHGKFNEWDPMITTLPGLYLVTVGVIKPMVWLADLSGKVVCSTAMLRFVNLLFNCGNLYLLYLLTCKLHFRDKLHGAPRRVLSALSLSTFPVLYFFNFLYYTDGGSTFFILFAYLMTLYGCHGASALLGVCSVFFRQTNIVWVAFCAGTLVANRMDEVWRAEHSKKKDDKSPGTQVPLSVSGARRVMRFLFDFLTSPRQLRGVLMVAWPYGAVALLFVAFVLLNDGIVVGDRGSHEACLNFPQLFYFLSFALFFSLPVSLCHHRALRFLQSVRRRPLLYLLLSGLALLLVWKFTFVHKYLLADNRHFPFYVWRRVFQRHAAVRFLLVPAYVFAGWNLLDCLRSRSLFWVLAFLACLLASCVPQKLLEFRYFIIPYLMFRLHMPLPSLPRLMLELFLHALINAATLYLFINNTFHWPNSSDVQRFMW; encoded by the exons ATGGAGAAATTCGAAGGGTACATTTTCACAGCTCTTTGCAGCACCAACTTTTTGGTTTCTTGTCTGCTGTTCTCCAAAATAACCCGAGAGCAGAGACAGCCGTATATGGATGAGATATTCCACGTCCCACAAGCCCAGAAATACTGTCACGGGAAATTCAACGAG tggGACCCCATGATCACCACTCTCCCAGGTCTCTACCTGGTGACAGTAGGGGTGATTAAGCCCATGGTGTGGCTGGCCGACCTGTCGGGGAAGGTGGTGTGTTCCACTGCCATGCTCCGCTTCGTCAACCTGCTCTTCAACTGCGGCAACCTCTACCTGCTCTACCTTCTCACCTGCAAGCTGCACTTCAGGGACAAG CTGCACGGTGCACCCCGCAGGGTGCTGTCAGCCCTGTCGCTCTCCACCTTCCCTGTGCTCtacttcttcaacttcctctACTACACTGATGGCGGATCTACTTTCTTCATCCTGTTCGCCTACCTCATGACGCTGTACGGCTGCCACGGCGCCTCGGCACTCCTCGGAGTGTGCTCTGTGTTCTTCCGCCAGACCAACATCGTCTGGGTGGCGTTCTGCGCTGGCACGCTCGTGGCGAACAGGATGGACGAGGTCTGGAGGGCGGAACACAGCAAGAAGAAGGACGACAAGTCGCCCGGCACCCAggtccctctgtctgtcagcGGGGCGAGGAGAGTGATGCGTTTCCTGTTTGACTTCCTGACCTCGCCCCGCCAGCTGAGGGGCGTGCTGATGGTGGCGTGGCCGTATGGCGCCGTGGCGCTCCTCTTCGTGGCGTTCGTGCTTCTGAACGACGGCATCGTCGTGGGAGACCGCGGGAGCCACGAGGCGTGCCTCAACTTCCCCCAGCTCTTCTACTTCCTGTCCTtcgctctcttcttctccctccccgtGTCGCTGTGTCACCACCGCGCTCTGCGCTTCCTGCAGAGCGTGCGGAGGCGgcccctcctctacctgctcctgtccggcctggccctgctcctcgTCTGGAAGTTCACCTTCGTACACAAGTACCTCCTGGCCGACAACAGGCACTTCCCCTTCTACGTGTGGCGGCGTGTGTTCCAGAGGCACGCGGCCGTGCGCTTCCTCCTGGTTCCCGCCTACGTGTTCGCGGGCTGGAACCTTCTAGACTGCTTGCGCTCCCGCTCGCTCTTCTGGGTCCTGGCCTTCCTGGCCTGCCTGCTGGCTTCCTGTGTGCCCCAGAAGCTGCTGGAGTTCAGGTACTTCATCATCCCCTACCTGATGTTCCGCCTGCacatgcccctcccctccctgccccgccTCATGCTGGAGCTCTTCCTCCACGCGCTGATCAACGCCGCCACGCTCTACCTCTTCATCAACAACACCTTCCACTGGCCCAACAGCTCAGACGTACAGAGGTTCATGTGGTGA
- the LOC136939120 gene encoding mitochondrial tRNA-specific 2-thiouridylase 1-like isoform X1, which translates to MGVLRHIVCAMSGGVDSSVTALVLKRKGYNVTGVFMKNWDSLDEKGVCNSEKDCEDAYKVCQGLDIPFHQVSYVKEYWHEVFSKLLKEYERGRTPNPDILCNKHIKFNHFFQYAVNSLGADAMATGHYARTSQEDDEVFQQKRTAPLTTLFRDRFEIRRPVKLHQGADLVKDQTFFLSQISQDALRRTVFPLAGLTKDYVKKMAAEAGFQHVLRKKESMGICFIGERNFEDFILEYLEPKPGNFVSIVDGKIMGEHKGWFTLTLGQRARIGGQRDPWFVVDKDITTGEVFVGPTTNHPALFRDTLRTDRFHWITVDPPPELVRTQMMECHFRFLHQMPLMPCTVTLNMDGSVWIMLAQPMRALTPGQFAVLYRGDECLGSGKIVRLGPSEHTLQLGRDRARKVYSDTEYHSPEPAS; encoded by the exons ATGGGTGTTTTGAGACATATCGTGTGCGCGATGTCGGGTGGAGTTGACAGTTCTGTCACGGCGCTTGTACTTAAGCGAAAAG GTTACAATGTCACGGGCGTGTTCATGAAGAATTGGGACTCTTTAGATGAGAAGGGGGTGTGTAACTCGGAGAAAGACTGCGAAGACGCGTACAAGGTGTGCCAGGGCTTGGATATTCCCTTCCACCAGGTCTCCTATGTCAAGGAATACTGGCATGAAGTGTTCAG CAAGCTCTTGAAGGAATATGAAAGAGGGCGGACCCCTAATCCAGACATACTCTGTAACAAGCATATTAAGTTCAACCACTTCTTCCAGTATGCCGTCAACTCTTTGG GCGCTGACGCCATGGCGACGGGTCACTATGCCAGGACGTCGCAGGAAGATGACGAGGTGTTCCAGCAGAAACGCACGGCCCCGCTCACAACGCTCTTCAGAGATCGCTTCGAGATCAGACGAC CGGTGAAGCTGCACCAGGGGGCGGACCTTGTGAAGGACCAGACGTTCTTCCTCAGCCAGATCTCCCAGGATGCTTTGCGGCGCACCGTGTTCCCGCTGGCTGGGCTCACCAAGGACTACGTGAAGAAGATGGCGGCCGAGGCGGGCTTCCAGCACGttctgaggaagaaggag AGTATGGGAATCTGTTTCATCGGAGAGAGGAACTTTGAGGACTTCATTTTGGAG TATCTGGAACCCAAGCCAGGGAACTTTGTCTCCATCGTGGACGGGAAGATCATGGGAGAACATAAAG gctgGTTCACTCTGACCCTGGGGCAGAGAGCCAGgataggagggcagagagacccCTGGTTTGTGGTAGACAAGGACATCACTACTGGAGAGGTGTTTGTG GGTCCAACCACCAATCACCCGGCTCTGTTCCGGGACACGCTACGGACCGACCGATTCCATTGGATCACGGTGGACCCGCCCCCGGAACTGGTCCGGACACAGATGATGGAGTGTCACTTCCGCTTCCTGCACCAGATGCCCCTGA TGCCCTGTACCGTCACCCTCAACATGGACGGCTCAGTCTGGATCATGCTGGCTCAACCAATGAGAGCCCTGACGCCAGGACAG TTTGCGGTGCTGTACCGCGGGGACGAGTGTCTGGGCAGTGGGAAGATTGTGCGTCTGGGACCCAGTGAACACACCCTGCAGCTGGGCAGGGACAGGGCCAGGAAGGTGTACTCTGACACGGAGTACCACAGCCCAGAACCAGCCAGCTGA
- the LOC136939120 gene encoding mitochondrial tRNA-specific 2-thiouridylase 1-like isoform X2 — protein sequence MGVLRHIVCAMSGGVDSSVTALVLKRKDEKGVCNSEKDCEDAYKVCQGLDIPFHQVSYVKEYWHEVFSKLLKEYERGRTPNPDILCNKHIKFNHFFQYAVNSLGADAMATGHYARTSQEDDEVFQQKRTAPLTTLFRDRFEIRRPVKLHQGADLVKDQTFFLSQISQDALRRTVFPLAGLTKDYVKKMAAEAGFQHVLRKKESMGICFIGERNFEDFILEYLEPKPGNFVSIVDGKIMGEHKGWFTLTLGQRARIGGQRDPWFVVDKDITTGEVFVGPTTNHPALFRDTLRTDRFHWITVDPPPELVRTQMMECHFRFLHQMPLMPCTVTLNMDGSVWIMLAQPMRALTPGQFAVLYRGDECLGSGKIVRLGPSEHTLQLGRDRARKVYSDTEYHSPEPAS from the exons ATGGGTGTTTTGAGACATATCGTGTGCGCGATGTCGGGTGGAGTTGACAGTTCTGTCACGGCGCTTGTACTTAAGCGAAAAG ATGAGAAGGGGGTGTGTAACTCGGAGAAAGACTGCGAAGACGCGTACAAGGTGTGCCAGGGCTTGGATATTCCCTTCCACCAGGTCTCCTATGTCAAGGAATACTGGCATGAAGTGTTCAG CAAGCTCTTGAAGGAATATGAAAGAGGGCGGACCCCTAATCCAGACATACTCTGTAACAAGCATATTAAGTTCAACCACTTCTTCCAGTATGCCGTCAACTCTTTGG GCGCTGACGCCATGGCGACGGGTCACTATGCCAGGACGTCGCAGGAAGATGACGAGGTGTTCCAGCAGAAACGCACGGCCCCGCTCACAACGCTCTTCAGAGATCGCTTCGAGATCAGACGAC CGGTGAAGCTGCACCAGGGGGCGGACCTTGTGAAGGACCAGACGTTCTTCCTCAGCCAGATCTCCCAGGATGCTTTGCGGCGCACCGTGTTCCCGCTGGCTGGGCTCACCAAGGACTACGTGAAGAAGATGGCGGCCGAGGCGGGCTTCCAGCACGttctgaggaagaaggag AGTATGGGAATCTGTTTCATCGGAGAGAGGAACTTTGAGGACTTCATTTTGGAG TATCTGGAACCCAAGCCAGGGAACTTTGTCTCCATCGTGGACGGGAAGATCATGGGAGAACATAAAG gctgGTTCACTCTGACCCTGGGGCAGAGAGCCAGgataggagggcagagagacccCTGGTTTGTGGTAGACAAGGACATCACTACTGGAGAGGTGTTTGTG GGTCCAACCACCAATCACCCGGCTCTGTTCCGGGACACGCTACGGACCGACCGATTCCATTGGATCACGGTGGACCCGCCCCCGGAACTGGTCCGGACACAGATGATGGAGTGTCACTTCCGCTTCCTGCACCAGATGCCCCTGA TGCCCTGTACCGTCACCCTCAACATGGACGGCTCAGTCTGGATCATGCTGGCTCAACCAATGAGAGCCCTGACGCCAGGACAG TTTGCGGTGCTGTACCGCGGGGACGAGTGTCTGGGCAGTGGGAAGATTGTGCGTCTGGGACCCAGTGAACACACCCTGCAGCTGGGCAGGGACAGGGCCAGGAAGGTGTACTCTGACACGGAGTACCACAGCCCAGAACCAGCCAGCTGA